A DNA window from Robbsia sp. KACC 23696 contains the following coding sequences:
- a CDS encoding TonB-dependent receptor, whose product MPSPSSSSALGIALALVLTGPACAAPPLESTSEADEQEEARPESDRRRVSPRTPVPPIHAPQSPVFVTANPLGARDMISPVTTLSGDALTVRGAQSLGETLNGLPGVSTTSYGPMVGRPIIRGMDGDRIRILQNGVAALDASSLSFDHAVPQDPLSIERIEIVRGPAALLYGGNAIGGVVNTIDNRIPRSAIDGVTGVTDINVTSGNRARAAAAQIEAGNGRLNFHADVFTRKSGELRIPGFARSSELRRTDPASLAHPYGTLPNSDGQWSGGSFGGSVTWADGYAGLAYNGYTSQYGSVAEQRVRLRMRQNRLAWASEFRNLNGLFSRVKLDIAATDYLHREVDNGREHGVFQNRGFDGRLEARHRRIGPFDGAIGVQFGQYTFSTTGDHAMVPTTRTTQIALFALEEWQATDRLKMSVGGRLERATLAPTAANATTDKRFSGAKGRAFTNTSMSLGGLYQLAPAWSIATSLAYSERAPTFYEVYADGPHDATGQYLRGNANAKKEKSISADLALRFAHGTDRGSIGVFYNRFSNYLAEYNTGSRVGEAPGHSHDHDHAHGGHGQRHDHDHADGCDHAHHSLAEAEYRGVRAEFYGLEASASKRIFARGPHHVDVDLSADYTRARNADTGEPLPRISPLRLTLGAAYGHGAFGARATVVHARGQSRVPQNDTISAGYTTVGVALTYRFRVGSTQWLAYLRGDNLTNQTVRYASSVVRNVAPQMGRSATLGLRTTF is encoded by the coding sequence ATGCCGTCACCTTCCTCCTCGTCCGCCTTAGGCATTGCCCTCGCATTGGTCCTTACCGGACCGGCGTGCGCCGCGCCACCGTTGGAATCGACGTCGGAGGCCGACGAACAGGAGGAGGCGCGGCCGGAATCGGATCGTCGGCGCGTGTCGCCACGGACGCCGGTCCCACCGATACACGCGCCGCAGTCGCCAGTGTTCGTCACGGCAAACCCGCTGGGCGCGCGAGACATGATCTCGCCCGTCACCACGCTCTCCGGCGACGCCCTGACCGTGCGCGGCGCGCAGTCGCTGGGCGAAACATTGAACGGGTTACCCGGTGTCTCCACCACCAGCTATGGACCGATGGTCGGCCGGCCGATTATCCGCGGCATGGATGGCGACCGGATCCGTATCCTGCAAAACGGCGTGGCGGCACTCGATGCGTCCTCGCTCTCCTTCGACCACGCCGTACCGCAAGACCCGCTGTCGATCGAGCGGATCGAAATCGTTCGCGGGCCTGCCGCCTTGCTCTATGGCGGCAACGCCATCGGCGGTGTCGTCAACACGATCGATAACCGGATTCCCCGCTCCGCCATCGACGGCGTCACCGGGGTCACCGACATCAACGTCACCTCCGGCAATCGCGCGCGTGCCGCCGCCGCGCAGATCGAAGCCGGCAATGGCAGATTGAATTTTCATGCCGATGTCTTTACGCGGAAATCCGGCGAACTACGTATTCCCGGTTTCGCCCGCAGTTCCGAGCTGCGACGTACCGACCCGGCCTCGCTGGCACACCCGTACGGCACGCTGCCGAACAGCGACGGCCAATGGTCCGGCGGCAGCTTCGGCGGCTCGGTGACCTGGGCCGATGGCTATGCCGGGCTGGCTTACAACGGCTATACATCGCAGTACGGCTCCGTCGCGGAGCAACGTGTCCGACTGCGGATGCGGCAGAACCGTCTGGCCTGGGCTTCGGAATTTCGCAATCTCAACGGCCTCTTCAGCCGCGTGAAACTCGACATTGCGGCAACCGACTACCTGCACCGGGAGGTGGACAACGGCCGCGAGCACGGCGTGTTTCAGAATCGCGGATTCGATGGCCGACTCGAAGCGCGGCATCGGCGCATTGGCCCTTTCGATGGGGCCATCGGTGTGCAGTTCGGGCAATATACCTTCTCGACCACCGGCGACCACGCCATGGTGCCGACCACCCGCACCACGCAAATCGCCCTGTTCGCGCTGGAGGAATGGCAAGCGACCGACCGCTTGAAAATGAGCGTGGGCGGCCGCCTCGAGCGCGCGACGCTCGCTCCCACCGCTGCAAACGCCACGACCGATAAACGGTTCTCCGGTGCCAAGGGACGCGCCTTCACCAATACCAGCATGTCGCTGGGTGGCCTGTACCAATTGGCACCGGCCTGGTCGATCGCGACGTCACTGGCCTATTCCGAGCGCGCGCCCACGTTCTACGAGGTCTACGCCGATGGTCCGCATGACGCCACCGGGCAATACCTGCGGGGCAATGCCAATGCGAAAAAAGAAAAATCGATCTCGGCCGATTTGGCGCTGCGCTTCGCGCACGGGACGGACCGTGGCAGCATCGGCGTGTTCTACAACCGATTCTCGAATTACCTCGCCGAATACAATACGGGCAGCCGCGTCGGGGAAGCACCGGGTCATTCGCATGACCATGACCATGCGCACGGTGGCCATGGACAGCGGCACGATCACGATCATGCCGACGGCTGCGATCACGCGCATCACAGCTTGGCGGAAGCGGAGTATCGCGGCGTTCGCGCCGAGTTCTACGGCCTGGAAGCTAGCGCCAGCAAACGGATTTTTGCCCGCGGCCCACACCACGTCGATGTCGATCTGAGCGCCGACTATACACGGGCGCGTAATGCCGATACCGGCGAGCCGCTGCCCCGCATCTCGCCGCTGCGGCTGACGCTCGGCGCGGCGTATGGCCACGGCGCATTCGGCGCACGCGCGACGGTGGTGCATGCACGCGGACAATCCCGCGTGCCGCAAAACGATACGATCAGCGCGGGATATACGACGGTGGGCGTCGCCTTGACCTATCGCTTCCGCGTTGGAAGCACCCAATGGCTGGCCTATCTCCGCGGCGACAACCTCACCAATCAGACCGTCCGCTACGCAAGCTCCGTGGTCCGGAACGTCGCCCCGCAAATGGGGCGCAGCGCGACGCTAGGGCTGCGCACCACCTTCTGA